One region of Streptomyces rishiriensis genomic DNA includes:
- the hisI gene encoding phosphoribosyl-AMP cyclohydrolase, which produces MTSTPLHSSLDPAIAARLKRSADGLVPAIAQQYDTGEVLMLGWMDDEALHRTLTTGRCTYWSRSRREYWVKGDTSGHFQWVRSVALDCDADTVLVKVDQVGAACHTGARTCFDADVLTVAPAEDADSGAPATDQ; this is translated from the coding sequence ATGACCAGCACGCCCCTGCACAGCAGTCTCGACCCCGCGATCGCCGCGCGCCTCAAGCGCAGCGCCGACGGGCTCGTCCCCGCCATCGCCCAGCAGTACGACACCGGTGAGGTGCTCATGCTCGGCTGGATGGACGACGAGGCACTGCACCGCACCCTCACCACCGGCCGCTGCACCTACTGGTCGCGCAGCCGCCGGGAGTACTGGGTCAAGGGCGACACCTCCGGCCACTTCCAGTGGGTCAGGTCCGTGGCCCTCGACTGCGACGCCGACACCGTGCTCGTCAAGGTCGACCAGGTGGGCGCCGCCTGCCACACCGGCGCGCGCACCTGCTTCGACGCCGACGTACTGACCGTCGCACCGGCCGAGGACGCCGATTCCGGCGCACCCGCCACGGATCAGTAA
- a CDS encoding TIGR03085 family metal-binding protein: MSTFAKRERLLLADLLETAGPEAPTLCEGWQTRDLAAHVVVRERRPDAAGGILIKQLASRLDKVMEEFAAKPYEELIQLIRTGPPRFSPFQLKQLDEASNTIEFYVHTEDVRRARPDWTPRALDPVFQDALWSRLERTARLTGRGAPTGLVLRRPDGRTAVANRGTPVVTATGEPSELLLFLYGRRSAAEVELDGEKEAIARLHGGKQLGI; encoded by the coding sequence ATGTCGACTTTCGCCAAGCGTGAACGGCTCCTTCTCGCCGACCTCTTGGAAACGGCGGGTCCCGAGGCCCCGACCCTCTGCGAGGGATGGCAGACCCGGGACCTGGCGGCGCACGTGGTGGTGCGCGAGCGCCGCCCGGACGCCGCCGGGGGCATCCTGATCAAGCAGCTCGCGTCCCGCCTGGACAAGGTGATGGAGGAGTTCGCCGCCAAGCCGTACGAGGAGCTCATCCAGCTGATCCGCACCGGTCCGCCGCGCTTCTCGCCCTTCCAGCTCAAGCAGCTCGACGAGGCGTCCAACACGATCGAGTTCTACGTCCACACCGAGGACGTCCGGCGGGCCCGGCCGGACTGGACGCCGCGCGCGCTCGACCCGGTCTTCCAGGACGCCCTGTGGTCCCGCCTGGAGCGCACGGCGCGTCTCACGGGCCGCGGCGCCCCGACCGGACTGGTGCTGCGGCGCCCGGACGGCCGTACGGCGGTCGCCAACCGGGGCACGCCGGTCGTGACGGCCACCGGGGAGCCGTCCGAGCTGCTGCTGTTCCTGTACGGCCGGCGGAGCGCCGCCGAGGTGGAGCTGGACGGCGAGAAGGAAGCGATCGCCCGGCTGCACGGCGGCAAGCAGCTCGGGATCTGA
- a CDS encoding VOC family protein, whose product MIKVAMTSVYVDDVTKAHAFYTEVLGFETRTHMDLGEGTLFVTVGAAEGAQRDLQLLLEPGRGPIAEPYRAALREAGLPCIVFSVDDLDAEYERLRGLGVRFTHPPQDQGPVVAAVLDDTVGNFVQLTQPKG is encoded by the coding sequence ATGATCAAGGTCGCCATGACGAGCGTGTACGTCGACGACGTCACGAAGGCCCACGCGTTCTACACCGAGGTCCTGGGGTTCGAGACGCGGACGCACATGGACCTCGGCGAGGGCACGCTCTTCGTCACCGTGGGCGCGGCGGAAGGGGCCCAGCGGGATCTTCAGCTCCTGCTGGAGCCCGGCCGCGGCCCCATCGCGGAGCCGTACCGGGCGGCCCTGCGGGAGGCGGGGCTGCCGTGCATCGTCTTCTCGGTCGACGACCTCGACGCGGAGTACGAGCGGCTGCGGGGGCTGGGTGTGCGTTTCACCCATCCCCCGCAGGACCAGGGTCCGGTCGTCGCGGCCGTCCTGGACGACACGGTGGGCAACTTCGTGCAGCTGACTCAACCGAAGGGGTGA